From a single Candidatus Zixiibacteriota bacterium genomic region:
- a CDS encoding N-6 DNA methylase, protein MIIAFCVNTKNDAVLDPTCGTGTFLIRSYDRLKTLGTTRHQQLLAQIWGVDIAHFPAELATINLYRKNIEDYANFPHIIARDFFEVLPGHIHEFPAPKPGKGDKAIKVPMPQFQAAVGNFPFIRQLLIERQVPGYKQQIAQVLSNEWRKDYPDLFSNGDLKLSGQADIYAYMFFHTAAHVQDGGRLGFITSNSWLNTSYGYELQKFFLKNFRLIAIIESRSEAWFSDAAVNTIVTVLEKCKSKEARDATPTRFIQIKTPLAEAIPWEIQQADKRWGGLDKLVSQIDSLPAPAAGEILTYEDSTQRVRSRRQGDLLSELEGTGRTAKWGVFLRAPRVFFEMTKRLLASFTQLQEVAAIRRGYTAGINEFFYVSRETIEHWQIEPQFLKPVIRSPKEVSSIKLATGDVSHKILLCQTDKATLRKMKCLGILRYIRWGESRSTKEGKKWPEVPSVSGRPLWYNLGVREPGTILLQMITNDRFFAVYNPKHIHVDHNLFEVFPNDSADERGLLVYLNSTVFALIREVGSRVNLGDGAAKTEGIDWEQMPVPDSPTLKKLGAHWHLLERIMNRAMQPIAIEVRRPDRQTLDAAVMKTLGIDDQSLQEMLYEGITGLVEERIQLAQSRKRVRIQKVARDIEKLKDQIVEDLFPDGTKRFPDAFVDAKAMTNAEEVSVPDGTLRLGPSFFGRCEVVSDNGQRIELEDEDTAAFIVYSQRPNLHIIRIPASRAAVRRANTLYESYLQRTCKLVEAHIFERTLDHKLSELLTRQILEELGITLARK, encoded by the coding sequence TTGATCATCGCGTTTTGCGTAAATACTAAGAATGATGCAGTTCTAGATCCGACTTGTGGGACGGGGACTTTCTTAATCCGCTCTTATGACCGCCTGAAGACCCTCGGAACGACAAGGCACCAGCAGTTGCTTGCTCAGATCTGGGGAGTGGACATTGCCCATTTTCCTGCCGAACTAGCTACAATCAATTTGTACCGAAAGAACATAGAAGATTACGCCAATTTCCCGCACATAATTGCCAGAGACTTTTTCGAAGTATTACCAGGACACATTCATGAATTCCCTGCACCCAAACCAGGCAAAGGAGACAAGGCTATCAAGGTCCCAATGCCACAGTTTCAAGCAGCTGTCGGCAATTTCCCATTCATTAGACAGCTGCTCATCGAGCGACAGGTACCTGGGTACAAGCAGCAAATCGCCCAAGTCTTATCAAATGAATGGCGGAAGGACTACCCTGATCTGTTTAGCAATGGCGATCTAAAGCTGTCAGGACAAGCAGACATCTACGCCTATATGTTCTTTCATACAGCTGCACATGTACAAGACGGAGGAAGGCTTGGATTCATCACTTCTAATTCGTGGCTGAATACATCGTACGGCTATGAGTTGCAGAAGTTTTTTCTGAAGAACTTCAGGCTGATTGCTATCATTGAATCTCGTTCTGAGGCGTGGTTCTCTGATGCTGCGGTGAATACTATTGTAACCGTTTTGGAGAAATGCAAGAGTAAGGAAGCGAGGGACGCGACTCCAACAAGGTTTATCCAGATCAAAACGCCTTTGGCAGAGGCGATTCCTTGGGAAATTCAACAAGCGGACAAACGATGGGGGGGGTTGGATAAGCTTGTCTCTCAGATCGACTCGCTGCCTGCACCTGCAGCTGGTGAAATTCTGACATATGAAGACTCAACACAGCGAGTCAGGTCAAGACGCCAAGGTGATTTACTTTCTGAACTTGAAGGAACAGGGCGGACCGCCAAGTGGGGAGTGTTCCTAAGAGCGCCACGTGTTTTCTTCGAAATGACGAAGCGACTGCTTGCATCCTTCACGCAACTGCAAGAGGTTGCGGCAATCCGACGGGGGTACACGGCCGGGATTAACGAATTCTTCTACGTGTCTAGAGAGACCATTGAGCATTGGCAAATAGAGCCGCAATTCCTAAAACCGGTCATTCGCTCGCCAAAGGAAGTTAGCTCAATCAAACTGGCAACCGGGGACGTGTCGCATAAGATTTTGCTCTGCCAGACCGACAAGGCCACTCTGCGTAAGATGAAGTGTCTAGGTATTCTGCGTTATATTCGATGGGGAGAGAGTCGCAGCACGAAGGAGGGTAAAAAATGGCCTGAAGTCCCTTCAGTCTCCGGACGACCACTCTGGTATAACTTGGGCGTGCGCGAACCAGGCACGATATTGCTTCAGATGATTACAAATGACCGTTTTTTTGCAGTGTATAACCCTAAACACATTCATGTGGATCACAACCTGTTCGAGGTATTCCCAAATGACTCGGCTGACGAACGAGGGCTTCTCGTCTATCTCAATTCGACAGTGTTCGCTCTCATTCGTGAAGTGGGAAGCCGGGTAAACCTCGGTGATGGAGCTGCCAAGACTGAGGGCATCGACTGGGAGCAAATGCCCGTTCCAGATTCACCGACCTTGAAGAAGCTGGGCGCGCATTGGCACCTACTTGAACGGATCATGAATCGTGCTATGCAGCCAATCGCTATTGAAGTGCGAAGGCCGGACCGCCAAACACTCGACGCAGCCGTCATGAAGACGCTCGGAATTGATGATCAGTCATTGCAGGAGATGCTTTATGAGGGGATTACGGGTCTGGTGGAGGAACGCATTCAGCTTGCCCAATCGCGCAAACGAGTGCGTATCCAAAAGGTCGCCCGCGACATTGAAAAACTCAAAGACCAAATCGTTGAAGATCTTTTTCCCGACGGCACCAAGAGATTCCCGGATGCCTTTGTGGACGCGAAAGCCATGACCAATGCCGAGGAAGTAAGCGTTCCTGATGGTACACTTCGACTTGGTCCTTCCTTCTTCGGGCGGTGTGAGGTCGTCAGTGATAATGGTCAACGCATCGAATTGGAGGATGAAGACACTGCTGCGTTCATAGTCTACTCTCAACGGCCCAATTTACACATCATCAGGATTCCTGCGAGTAGAGCGGCAGTTAGGCGCGCAAATACGCTGTATGAATCTTATCTGCAGAGAACCTGCAAGCTTGTGGAAGCGCATATCTTCGAAAGAACCCTGGATCACAAACTCTCAGAGCTTCTTACCCGACAAATTCTCGAGGAACTGGGTATAACTCTCGCTCGAAAATAG